A window of Clostridium botulinum BKT015925 contains these coding sequences:
- the rpmH gene encoding 50S ribosomal protein L34 codes for MKMTYQPKKRQRKKEHGFRKRMRTLSGRNIIKKRRQKGRKRLTA; via the coding sequence ATGAAGATGACATACCAACCAAAAAAGAGACAAAGAAAAAAGGAACATGGTTTCAGAAAAAGAATGAGAACTTTATCTGGAAGAAACATCATTAAGAAGAGAAGACAAAAAGGAAGAAAAAGATTGACAGCATAA
- the rnpA gene encoding ribonuclease P protein component has product MKKHEKIRKNIEFRRVYRRGKSYSNGLLVLYVFKNNNNVDKSRIGISVSKKVGNSVVRSRVKRLISESYRLNNTNVKIGYDLVFVARVNSKDKSFSEIESSLINLLKRAGLYN; this is encoded by the coding sequence ATGAAAAAACATGAAAAAATAAGAAAGAATATAGAGTTTCGTCGTGTATATAGAAGAGGAAAATCATATTCTAATGGTTTGTTAGTGCTGTATGTTTTTAAAAATAACAATAATGTAGACAAAAGTAGAATAGGAATTTCAGTTAGTAAAAAAGTAGGAAATAGCGTAGTTAGAAGCAGAGTAAAGAGATTGATTAGTGAAAGCTATAGATTAAATAATACAAATGTAAAGATAGGATATGATCTAGTTTTTGTTGCTAGAGTTAATTCTAAAGATAAAAGTTTTAGTGAAATAGAGAGTTCTCTTATTAATTTATTAAAAAGGGCAGGTCTATATAATTAA
- the yidD gene encoding membrane protein insertion efficiency factor YidD — MLKIILIHIIKFYRKYISPLKKPCCRFYPTCSQYALQAIEKYGALKGGVMSIKRIFKCHPFHPGGYDPVK; from the coding sequence ATGTTGAAAATAATATTAATTCATATAATAAAATTTTATAGAAAGTACATCTCCCCATTGAAGAAGCCTTGTTGCAGGTTCTATCCAACTTGTTCCCAATATGCGTTACAAGCTATAGAGAAATATGGTGCTTTAAAGGGTGGAGTTATGTCTATAAAAAGAATTTTTAAATGTCATCCATTCCATCCAGGTGGATATGATCCAGTTAAATAG
- a CDS encoding membrane protein insertase YidC — MDIFLGKYGLAFFSINWLNNAFVKFFQVIHSWVHTLFTNPNISYGLTIIVLTLIIRIVLFPLNYKQIKSQVGMTEIQPELKKLQEKYKNDPQRQQQEMMKLYKEYGVNPLGGCLPLLVQWPILIALFYVFNNLSKIEPSIVNVTFLGVKLMEPAILKPEYWYTWILPIVSALLTYFSTVIMTSKNADSAQVKQTKMMSGFMTLFVVYMSFKFPTALVLYWITNSLFQIGQTIITQRSQQKKKELIQE; from the coding sequence TTGGATATTTTTTTAGGAAAATACGGTTTAGCTTTTTTTTCAATCAATTGGTTGAATAATGCTTTTGTTAAATTTTTTCAAGTGATACATAGTTGGGTACATACATTATTTACAAATCCTAATATATCTTATGGTTTAACAATAATTGTATTAACTCTAATAATTAGGATAGTACTTTTCCCGCTAAATTACAAGCAAATAAAATCTCAAGTTGGAATGACGGAAATTCAACCTGAGTTAAAAAAATTGCAAGAAAAGTATAAAAATGATCCTCAAAGACAACAACAAGAAATGATGAAGCTTTATAAAGAATATGGGGTTAATCCATTGGGAGGATGTTTACCTTTATTAGTACAGTGGCCAATACTTATAGCATTATTTTATGTTTTTAATAACTTAAGTAAGATTGAACCTAGTATAGTAAATGTTACATTCTTAGGAGTAAAGTTAATGGAACCGGCTATATTAAAACCTGAATATTGGTATACATGGATACTACCTATAGTATCAGCTTTACTAACATATTTCTCAACTGTAATTATGACTTCTAAAAATGCAGATAGTGCACAAGTTAAGCAAACAAAGATGATGAGTGGATTTATGACTCTTTTTGTAGTATATATGAGTTTTAAATTCCCAACAGCACTAGTTTTATATTGGATAACAAATAGTTTATTCCAAATAGGTCAAACTATAATTACACAACGTTCTCAACAAAAGAAAAAAGAATTAATACAAGAATAA
- the jag gene encoding RNA-binding cell elongation regulator Jag/EloR produces the protein MKSLEMSGKTVDEAVEKALTELNVTKDKVEIKVIDEGSKGIFGIFKTKDAKVQVTIKEDYKEDAKKFLRDVLNSMKILAEIKIKEEDDILKINLIGPNMGLVIGYRGETLDSLQYLVSLVVNKNNNEKYRKVSLDTENYRIRREETLKRLAEKLAYKVRKTNKVVKLEPMNPYERRIIHSTLQNNSYVVTYSEGEEPHRRVIIDLRKKA, from the coding sequence ATGAAATCTTTAGAGATGAGTGGAAAAACTGTAGATGAAGCAGTTGAAAAAGCACTTACAGAACTTAATGTTACAAAAGACAAAGTAGAGATTAAAGTAATAGATGAAGGAAGTAAAGGAATTTTTGGTATTTTTAAAACTAAAGATGCTAAAGTTCAAGTTACAATTAAGGAAGATTATAAAGAAGACGCTAAGAAATTTTTAAGAGATGTATTAAATTCTATGAAAATTTTAGCTGAAATAAAAATCAAAGAAGAAGATGACATTTTAAAAATAAATCTTATAGGTCCTAATATGGGTCTGGTTATAGGATATAGGGGAGAAACATTAGATTCTCTTCAATATTTAGTGAGTTTAGTTGTAAATAAAAATAATAATGAAAAATATAGAAAGGTATCTTTAGATACTGAAAATTATAGAATAAGAAGAGAAGAAACATTAAAAAGGCTTGCTGAGAAGCTAGCATATAAGGTAAGAAAAACAAATAAGGTTGTAAAGCTTGAACCGATGAATCCATATGAAAGAAGGATAATTCATTCAACTCTACAAAATAATTCGTATGTAGTTACATACAGTGAGGGAGAAGAACCTCATAGAAGAGTAATTATTGATTTAAGAAAGAAAGCCTAG
- the mnmE gene encoding tRNA uridine-5-carboxymethylaminomethyl(34) synthesis GTPase MnmE, protein MKEFDTIAAIATNLGESGVSIIRVSGERALSIVSDIFIGKNDRKLDDIRTYSMRYGFIIDKVSGEKLDEVIVSYMKGPRSFTAEDVVEINCHGGVVVTKRILEEVMKAGARLASPGEFTKRAFLNGRIDLSQAEAVIDLINAKTELSAKSALEQSEGKLSKEISHLRDKLLEIIANIEATVDYPEDDLEEVTSERGKEAVDKIVSEIDKLLNSANEGKILREGLNTVIVGKPNVGKSSILNALLMETRAIVTDIPGTTRDVIEEYMSIEGIPIKIVDTAGIRETDDIVEKIGVEKSREKILNSDLTVLVLDSSRQLDAEDKEIIDFIKDKKYIVLLNKIDLDTKLDKESLNKLNSDYIIDISARTGKGLDRFKEVIKELFFSGEVTSKDVMITNTRHKEALIRAKSSLIAGKGALENTFAIDLASIDLRDAWKNLGEINGDTVEEDIIDKIFSKFCLGK, encoded by the coding sequence ATGAAAGAGTTTGATACTATAGCAGCCATTGCTACAAATTTAGGTGAAAGTGGAGTATCAATTATACGAGTTTCTGGGGAGAGGGCTCTAAGTATTGTAAGTGATATTTTTATTGGAAAAAATGATAGAAAATTAGATGATATTAGAACATATTCTATGAGATATGGATTTATTATAGATAAAGTTTCGGGTGAAAAATTAGATGAAGTTATTGTAAGTTACATGAAAGGACCTAGAAGTTTTACTGCGGAAGATGTTGTTGAGATAAATTGTCATGGTGGAGTTGTAGTTACTAAAAGAATATTAGAAGAAGTTATGAAGGCAGGGGCTAGACTTGCGTCACCTGGTGAATTTACAAAAAGAGCATTTCTAAATGGAAGAATTGACTTAAGTCAGGCTGAAGCGGTTATAGATTTAATTAATGCTAAAACTGAATTAAGTGCAAAATCAGCTTTAGAACAATCCGAAGGAAAACTTTCCAAGGAAATATCACATCTTCGTGATAAATTATTAGAAATTATTGCAAATATAGAAGCTACAGTTGATTATCCAGAAGATGATTTGGAAGAAGTAACATCTGAAAGAGGAAAAGAAGCTGTAGATAAAATAGTTAGCGAAATAGATAAGTTGTTAAATAGTGCAAATGAGGGTAAGATTTTAAGAGAAGGATTAAACACTGTAATTGTAGGTAAACCCAATGTAGGAAAATCATCAATACTAAATGCTTTACTTATGGAGACAAGAGCAATAGTTACTGATATACCAGGAACTACAAGAGATGTAATTGAGGAGTATATGAGTATAGAAGGAATTCCTATAAAAATAGTAGATACTGCTGGAATTAGAGAAACCGATGATATAGTTGAAAAAATTGGCGTAGAGAAATCTAGAGAAAAAATATTGAATTCTGATCTTACTGTGTTAGTATTAGATTCTAGTAGACAATTAGATGCCGAAGATAAAGAAATAATTGACTTTATAAAAGATAAAAAATATATAGTTTTATTAAATAAAATAGACCTAGATACAAAATTAGATAAAGAATCTTTAAATAAGTTAAATTCTGATTATATAATAGATATATCAGCAAGAACCGGAAAAGGTTTGGATAGGTTTAAGGAAGTTATAAAAGAATTATTTTTTAGTGGAGAAGTTACATCAAAAGATGTAATGATAACAAATACAAGACATAAAGAGGCTTTAATTAGAGCTAAAAGTAGTTTGATTGCAGGAAAAGGTGCCTTAGAAAATACTTTTGCAATAGATTTAGCATCTATAGATCTTAGAGATGCGTGGAAGAATCTTGGAGAGATCAACGGAGATACCGTAGAAGAGGATATAATAGATAAGATATTTTCTAAATTTTGTTTAGGTAAATAA